TGAAAATATCTCCCAAAACCAGGGAACTCAATCTAGTTGTTCTCGGCTTGAAATTAGCCGAGAGCAATTCTTAATTTCCTCGATAGCCCATTCGACTTGCCAAAAATATTTCCTAAAATACGTCTGATATAAGCCACAGTGGGGTATTTCTCCATATTGTTTTCTGGGCAGATCAGTTGGTCGCATGATATGTTCTGTTCTGTGTGAACGGTCTCTCAATAAAACGTTCCCTGGGCGAGAATCGTACGCTTTCGTACGAGATTCCTGAGAACTACGTTATGGTTGACCAATTTGTCTTGTGTGCGAGGGTCTACTCGTCCAGAGATCGTATTTACACTGTCCTGATAATTTctagaaattcaaaaatcgaaaatcTCTAAAGATACCCGAATCAAGGGGATACGATTCGAGGCTCCAATCACTCATCATTGTACATTTAAACAAAAGAATCATTCAGAAAGATTCATGAAGTACAACATTACACAAAATCCAAGGAGTTTAGACAACTAAACAAAATCCAAAATTTTCATGCTCTGTATCGGTGAGTTGTTTTCCAACAGCACAGACTGCCGCCTCAGCCCGCCTGCCTGACAGCATGAAGCGTTTGTCGACGCGTTTCGTGTTGTCAAACCGGCAAACATTCGCGTTATTTGCACGGCTGCGATAGCAAACATTTTGTTCTTACATATCCACCACCATGGCTCGCCAGCTGACCAAACTCGGCTATCTCGATGTGAAGAAAACGTTATTTATGCTGTGCGACTTGCAGGACAAGTTTCGCCCCGGCATGAAGATGTTCGATCCAGTGATCAAAAACACTAGCAAACTGGTAAGGGGTCACCTTCGGCACGGCGCCACGGTGCGTAGTTTCGCTTATCGGACAAGCACTAATTAATCACCCTCATCCTTTTAGCTGCAAGCTGGCAAAATACTGGACGTGCCACTGATCGTCACCGAACACTATCCGGAAAAGTTGGGCCACATCGTGAAAGAGCTGGACATTTCGCACGCCAAGGGCGTATACCCGAAGACGCTGTTCAGCATGATGATACCGGATGTGCAGCGCAAGATCGAGGAGCTGTACGGGGCGCAGGGTCCCGAGACGGTGGTACTGTTCGGGCTGGAATCGCACATCTGTCTCGAGCAAACGGCCATGGATTTGCTGAACAAGGGCTACACCGTGCATGTGGCGGCCGATTGTTCCGTTTCGCGCACGCAGGAAGACCGAAAGTTTGCGCTGGAGCGTCTGAAGCAGTACGGGTGCTTTGTGACGACGAGCGAAAACGTTATCTTCAAGCTGATGCGTGACAAGCAACACCCGGCCTTTGATAAGGTGCGCCATCTGGTGCGCGACCCATCGGTCGATACCGAGCTGGCCAAGCTGTAATGTGTGGGACCGGTGCGGTTCGAGTGATTTACATGGCTCCCTTTTTTAGGTGCAAGAGACGGGGAACAGGGAACTGATGGTTTGGGGTGCTAAAGTGATAGAAGAATTCAAAATTCATATAGATTTCGGTAGGGCTTTTTTACACAACGGATGCATTTAAACAAAGTTACAGTAAAGTAAATGGTtattcaagtttttttttactaatgtTTTATTACTTGCAAAAGATCCAGCACGGTTGAACGGAAGTGGTAACAAACTCACCATTCCCGTTCGGCAAAAAGGCCCTTGTGCTTACCTAATTGTGTGTTTCGATGAGTAGGTAGGGAACAGTatgaaaagggaaaagaagaaaccgattgaaaaaaaaacgtaaaaaaatccGAAGCAGCCGAGAGGGAACCAGGTTCCGTCGCAAAAACCACAGCATAGTAATCTGACCCAACGAACGAACACATTAACAGACATCGGAGGTCACGAACACGGACGATAGTAGGGAAAACAGTAACAGCAACCGCCAGCAACGGCGCACGAACGGTGGtgggggtggtgttggcgttGTGCCATCCCGCAGAACTGCCGCTTCGGTCGTTCCAGGCGCTGTCGACATCAGCCCGTCGCCCGTCGGCGGTACCGTCGTGGCTGGCTGGTGGCTGGGTTAGGCGTTCGACCAGATCGTACACTTTTTGGCCCGATCGACCGAGGCCAGCGTGGAGCTGAACGGGTGCCAGCTGACGGCCGTGACGGCCGCACCGCTTCCACTGTGAAAAAACCAATTCCGGTCAGTACTGCTCGTTGGCGCGGGATAAGTGTACGAGTAGTAGCGTATGTACACGTGGGCGCGACGGATGCATTTGATGCGCATGCACATGAGCAAAGCAGGTGGATGACAAAGAGAACCGAAAGGGGGTGATAGGGAAATTATAGTAGCATAAAACTTAAAAAAGGTTCCAATTTCTACGTACTGGGACGGGCAAGGGGGATtggatgatgaaaatgataaaCTACActaccacaaccaccaccaccaacagagCAATAGTAAGGTGAACCCTTTTTTCAACTCACTTGGGATCCTTCAGCACCGTCTCGAGCGGTCCGTTAATGTTCCAAATGTACACCGAACCATCGGCCGAACCGGCCGCAATCCGTGAGCTCGATGGGCTGAACGCCACCCGGGACCAGTCGCATCCAACTTTAAAATTATCGTTACTAAAAAGCGAAATTCTTATTAGATGAAAAAACATTCCACATTCAGCAGCGGCTACCAATACGAACACCTACCGAAATGTGCGCACGATACGGTTCTGGCGCAGGTCGAGCAGGTTGATCGTGTCGTCCCGTACGCAGCTCAGCAAAAACTTCCCATCCTTGGACAGGTCGAGCGAGGTAATTTTGCCCTGCAGCGGTATGTCGTTCGCCGTACAGTCGGCCGTCCGCACGTCCCAGAAGCGTATCTTCTTGTCCACGTGGCCACTGATGAAGGAGAAACTGTCCGTCGTGACTAGATCGTT
This is a stretch of genomic DNA from Anopheles merus strain MAF chromosome 2R, AmerM5.1, whole genome shotgun sequence. It encodes these proteins:
- the LOC121590908 gene encoding isochorismatase domain-containing protein 1-like produces the protein MARQLTKLGYLDVKKTLFMLCDLQDKFRPGMKMFDPVIKNTSKLLQAGKILDVPLIVTEHYPEKLGHIVKELDISHAKGVYPKTLFSMMIPDVQRKIEELYGAQGPETVVLFGLESHICLEQTAMDLLNKGYTVHVAADCSVSRTQEDRKFALERLKQYGCFVTTSENVIFKLMRDKQHPAFDKVRHLVRDPSVDTELAKL